One region of Thermus albus genomic DNA includes:
- a CDS encoding LutC/YkgG family protein, which translates to MDARTRILSRIGHTLKERPKALLPEHPHSPPSANPLDLFLKRLAENGAEGHLLEEERARELIWELSQGHPGATYGRGVPASFRLLPQLPPEEAPLGVSWALFAVAETGTVALSSEDGRKAQLLPPVHLVLVEEGRIYPSLLEALLDLKALPSALGLHSGPSKSADIGQVMVKGVHGPGRLVVAVLQGSW; encoded by the coding sequence ATGGACGCTAGAACCCGCATCCTAAGCCGCATCGGGCACACCCTCAAGGAACGGCCCAAGGCCCTTCTTCCCGAACATCCCCACTCCCCTCCCTCGGCAAACCCCCTGGACCTCTTCCTAAAGCGCCTGGCGGAAAACGGGGCTGAAGGGCACCTCCTGGAGGAAGAAAGGGCAAGGGAGCTCATTTGGGAGCTCTCCCAAGGACATCCCGGAGCCACCTACGGAAGGGGGGTTCCCGCCTCCTTCCGGCTCCTGCCCCAGCTTCCCCCCGAAGAGGCCCCCCTAGGCGTATCTTGGGCCCTTTTTGCCGTGGCGGAAACGGGCACCGTGGCCCTCTCCTCCGAGGACGGCCGGAAGGCCCAGCTTCTCCCCCCGGTCCACCTGGTCCTGGTGGAGGAAGGGCGGATCTACCCTAGCCTCCTCGAGGCCCTCCTGGACCTGAAAGCCCTTCCCAGCGCCCTAGGCCTCCACTCCGGCCCTTCCAAAAGCGCCGACATTGGCCAGGTGATGGTGAAGGGGGTGCATGGCCCTGGGAGACTGGTGGTGGCCGTGCTTCAGGGCAGTTGGTAG
- a CDS encoding patatin-like phospholipase family protein, with translation MRGLALSGGGARGLAHIGALEVFLEAGLEFQVVAGSSMGAIVGALYAAGKTPAEMLAIAHKTPWLGLLGFSPREGIFSRKKLKDFLAEHLPGRFEELKRPLAVTAVDVVSGRLLFLTQGDLPSAVLASAAYPGLLAPVEREGQLLFDGGVLDNLPVDAARFLGAREVYALDVTPERRVEEAPKGLLALARRAVDLMQLHLTSVRLTLYAPEVYVRPSLPGVGIEDFRLLEEIVEAGRKAAKEVVASKVGGV, from the coding sequence GTGCGCGGCTTGGCGCTATCCGGTGGGGGGGCCAGGGGGCTTGCCCATATCGGGGCCCTCGAGGTCTTCCTGGAGGCGGGCTTGGAGTTTCAGGTGGTGGCCGGGAGCAGCATGGGGGCCATCGTGGGGGCGCTCTACGCCGCAGGCAAGACCCCGGCGGAGATGCTGGCCATCGCCCACAAGACTCCCTGGCTGGGGCTTTTGGGCTTCTCCCCCAGGGAGGGGATTTTTTCCCGCAAGAAGCTCAAGGATTTCTTGGCGGAGCACCTGCCCGGGCGTTTTGAGGAGCTTAAAAGGCCCCTGGCGGTCACCGCGGTGGACGTGGTCTCGGGGCGGCTTCTCTTCCTCACCCAAGGGGACCTGCCCAGCGCGGTTTTGGCCTCCGCGGCCTACCCGGGGCTTCTGGCCCCGGTGGAGCGGGAGGGGCAGCTTCTTTTTGACGGCGGGGTCCTGGACAACCTTCCCGTGGATGCCGCCCGCTTCCTGGGGGCCAGGGAGGTCTATGCCCTGGACGTGACCCCCGAGCGCCGGGTGGAGGAGGCCCCCAAGGGGCTTCTAGCCCTGGCCCGGCGGGCGGTGGACCTGATGCAGCTTCACCTTACCTCGGTGCGCCTCACCCTCTATGCCCCGGAGGTGTACGTGAGGCCCAGCCTGCCCGGGGTGGGCATTGAGGACTTCCGCCTTTTGGAGGAGATCGTGGAGGCGGGGCGCAAAGCAGCCAAGGAGGTCGTAGCCAGTAAAGTAGGAGGGGTATGA
- a CDS encoding MFS transporter: MHKAIATLKALKARLGLVLLTRELPFSYFFISRTLSRIGENVFSIAVPWLVFQLTGSTLQLGLAFALQVVPSLLLAPFAGVYVDAASRKRAMLVSEGCRALLGLAVTGLSLLGSLQVWHLYLAVVAHAVTASFLTVAAGAAIPALVDQVDLTRANALIRLSRNLCDILGKVMAGLLLAWLGPAYTFLANAALTFASAALLLPLRGIDGGSPVVRGWRPRVLQDFVSGVGILRRHSAAVLAMADLVVINVGIPVLAIALPVISEEVLRQGAAGYGLLTGAMALGAIVATLIAALLVGRMDEGRLSGLATVLFGLLVVSLGFVRALEWGLLAMTLIGLTAELVSVYTSSILQRTLPSDVLGRAFAAQFTALRIVPAVVFLSAGSVLQTFGVQTFLIVGGSITVLIAALLLQLRVRGAREKNR; this comes from the coding sequence ATGCATAAAGCCATCGCCACCTTGAAGGCCTTGAAGGCTAGGTTAGGGCTAGTACTTCTCACCCGAGAACTCCCATTCTCGTACTTTTTCATCAGCAGGACCCTGTCCCGCATTGGCGAGAATGTATTCTCCATCGCCGTCCCGTGGCTGGTGTTTCAGCTGACGGGCAGCACCCTACAACTCGGACTGGCCTTTGCCCTCCAGGTTGTCCCTTCACTGCTGCTAGCTCCCTTTGCTGGCGTTTACGTGGACGCCGCTTCCAGAAAAAGAGCGATGCTCGTTTCGGAGGGTTGCCGGGCACTGCTCGGTCTGGCTGTGACTGGGCTGTCCCTCCTGGGTAGCCTCCAGGTGTGGCACCTGTATCTCGCGGTGGTGGCCCATGCGGTCACCGCCAGTTTTCTTACCGTGGCAGCCGGGGCTGCTATTCCGGCCCTCGTGGACCAGGTTGACTTAACGCGCGCCAACGCGCTCATCAGGTTGAGCCGCAACCTGTGCGACATCTTGGGCAAGGTCATGGCCGGCCTACTCTTGGCCTGGCTGGGCCCGGCGTACACGTTCCTGGCGAATGCCGCCTTGACTTTCGCGTCCGCGGCTCTGTTGTTGCCGCTCCGGGGCATAGACGGGGGATCCCCAGTGGTGCGGGGCTGGCGGCCAAGGGTACTACAGGACTTTGTGAGTGGAGTGGGTATCCTGCGCCGCCACAGCGCGGCTGTGCTTGCCATGGCGGATCTGGTGGTGATCAACGTCGGTATTCCGGTCCTGGCAATAGCCCTTCCCGTCATTTCTGAAGAGGTCCTGCGCCAGGGTGCCGCTGGCTATGGGCTCCTCACCGGAGCGATGGCGCTCGGGGCCATCGTTGCCACCCTGATAGCCGCTCTGCTGGTCGGACGCATGGACGAGGGCCGATTGTCTGGGCTTGCCACGGTCCTGTTCGGCCTCCTGGTTGTTTCCCTGGGCTTCGTGAGGGCACTGGAGTGGGGGCTGCTGGCGATGACGCTTATCGGTCTGACGGCCGAATTGGTTTCGGTCTACACCTCCAGCATTCTGCAGCGGACCCTTCCTTCGGATGTCCTGGGCCGGGCCTTTGCTGCCCAGTTTACGGCCCTACGGATCGTCCCCGCGGTCGTGTTCCTGAGTGCCGGTTCTGTTCTCCAAACGTTCGGCGTGCAAACGTTCTTGATCGTGGGGGGTTCTATAACTGTTCTCATCGCGGCGCTCTTGCTCCAGCTCAGGGTGCGGGGTGCGCGAGAGAAAAACCGATGA
- a CDS encoding OsmC family protein, translating to MTKRVVIHHLVGHRFLGINEQGDKVMIDGDQPAAGPRPMELLLMALGACTAYDVVDIMRKKKQPLARYRVEVEGIRAETHPKRYTHITITHIASGPNVTLEALERAAHLSHTKYCSVSANLNAEITVKVVLEPWEEGQEGQA from the coding sequence ATGACCAAGAGGGTTGTGATCCACCATCTGGTAGGCCACCGCTTCCTGGGCATCAACGAACAAGGGGATAAGGTGATGATCGACGGGGACCAGCCCGCCGCCGGCCCCCGCCCCATGGAGCTCCTCCTCATGGCCCTAGGGGCCTGCACCGCCTACGACGTGGTGGACATCATGCGGAAGAAAAAGCAACCCCTGGCCCGCTACCGGGTGGAGGTGGAGGGCATCCGGGCGGAAACCCATCCCAAGCGCTACACCCACATCACCATCACCCACATCGCTTCCGGACCCAACGTCACCTTGGAGGCCCTCGAGCGCGCCGCTCACCTCTCCCACACCAAATACTGCTCCGTTTCCGCCAATCTCAATGCGGAAATCACCGTCAAGGTGGTGCTGGAACCCTGGGAAGAGGGACAGGAAGGCCAAGCTTAG
- the lepB gene encoding signal peptidase I: MKAFWDYLFREWFRQVGEALLVAFLVTTFVFTTVGVVGQSMFPTLQNGERVLVPKWETWLVRFGLMEWKRGEIAILKPPEGTPNATARFPILGFSFRAFFIKRIVAVPGDEVYVERGVVYINGKPLDERHITDRIAPWPDSFPGVCYKDGRMTRLLTQQGDFSVELLPAYLRPLKEMLLPPSEEVLARSRLTEACEVGRIRLKKGYYLVMGDNRTLGGSEDSRTFGPVPVEAIAGRASYVWWPIFVRDEGGLRLNLRRLSPPPAYQLP, translated from the coding sequence ATGAAGGCGTTTTGGGACTATCTGTTTCGGGAGTGGTTCCGCCAGGTGGGGGAAGCCCTTCTGGTGGCGTTTTTGGTCACCACCTTTGTCTTCACCACCGTGGGGGTAGTGGGGCAGAGCATGTTTCCCACCCTGCAAAACGGGGAGCGGGTATTGGTTCCCAAGTGGGAGACCTGGCTGGTGCGCTTTGGCCTGATGGAGTGGAAAAGGGGAGAGATCGCCATTCTGAAACCTCCCGAGGGTACTCCCAACGCCACCGCCCGCTTTCCCATCCTGGGCTTTAGCTTCAGGGCCTTCTTCATCAAGCGCATCGTGGCGGTGCCGGGGGATGAGGTCTATGTGGAGCGGGGGGTGGTGTACATCAACGGCAAACCCCTGGACGAAAGGCACATCACCGACCGCATCGCCCCCTGGCCCGACTCCTTCCCGGGAGTGTGCTACAAGGACGGGCGCATGACCCGCCTCCTCACCCAGCAGGGCGATTTTTCCGTGGAGCTTCTGCCCGCCTACCTACGGCCCCTTAAGGAGATGCTCCTGCCCCCCTCGGAGGAGGTCTTGGCCCGGAGCCGCCTCACCGAGGCCTGCGAGGTGGGGCGCATTCGGCTCAAGAAGGGGTATTACCTGGTCATGGGGGATAACCGCACCTTGGGGGGTTCGGAGGATTCCCGCACCTTCGGCCCGGTGCCCGTGGAGGCCATCGCTGGCAGGGCCAGCTACGTGTGGTGGCCCATCTTCGTGCGGGATGAGGGAGGGCTTCGCCTGAACCTTAGGAGGCTTTCCCCGCCTCCCGCCTACCAACTGCCCTGA
- a CDS encoding serine/threonine-protein kinase has product MEAVSLAGKVLLNRYRVVRPLGRGALATVYLAFDRYGTPYALKVFPRGAEARRNREFWVGQRLSHPNLNPVLESLDLEEGPALLLAYAPGEVMGRWMLRRPGRNRALFVFRQLLMALAHMHGKGLVHRDVKPENIIVAGTDEARLVDFDLSGPALEAFKKPLRVGTLPYLAPEQVLGQSPGLEADVYAAGVILYWILSGEHPFVGGPEEVLLGHLQEPVPPIPGLTFPEQAYLERLLAKSPKERFSSATEALENFPF; this is encoded by the coding sequence GTGGAGGCGGTGAGCCTGGCGGGGAAGGTCCTTTTGAACCGATACCGGGTGGTGCGCCCCTTGGGCCGAGGGGCCTTGGCCACCGTCTACCTGGCCTTTGACCGCTATGGCACCCCCTACGCCCTCAAGGTCTTCCCCCGGGGAGCCGAGGCCAGGCGCAACCGGGAGTTTTGGGTGGGCCAAAGGCTTTCCCACCCTAACCTCAACCCGGTCCTGGAGAGCCTGGACCTGGAGGAAGGCCCTGCCCTCCTCTTGGCCTACGCCCCCGGGGAGGTGATGGGGCGCTGGATGCTCCGTAGGCCCGGCAGAAATCGGGCCCTTTTCGTCTTCCGCCAGCTCCTCATGGCCCTGGCCCACATGCACGGCAAGGGCCTGGTGCACCGCGACGTGAAGCCGGAAAACATCATTGTGGCGGGAACGGACGAGGCCAGGTTGGTGGACTTTGACCTCTCGGGGCCGGCCCTCGAGGCCTTTAAGAAGCCCCTGAGGGTCGGTACCCTTCCCTACCTGGCCCCCGAACAGGTCCTGGGGCAAAGCCCTGGCCTCGAGGCCGACGTCTACGCTGCAGGGGTCATCTTGTACTGGATCCTCTCCGGAGAGCACCCCTTCGTGGGGGGACCGGAGGAGGTCCTCCTCGGCCACCTCCAGGAACCCGTGCCCCCCATACCTGGGCTCACCTTCCCGGAGCAGGCCTACTTGGAACGCCTCCTGGCCAAGTCCCCCAAGGAGCGCTTCTCCTCAGCGACGGAAGCTTTGGAGAACTTTCCCTTTTAA
- a CDS encoding helix-turn-helix domain-containing protein, producing MTVVDHLTLPQLQQRIKKALAAYHAKQGLTAQEVAAIALHTSRWVCATVARYNREGLEALPDRRHDNRQS from the coding sequence ATGACCGTCGTTGATCACCTGACCCTCCCCCAGCTCCAGCAACGGATCAAGAAGGCTCTGGCGGCGTACCACGCCAAGCAGGGCCTCACCGCCCAGGAGGTGGCCGCCATCGCCCTCCATACCTCCCGCTGGGTTTGCGCCACCGTGGCCCGCTACAACCGGGAGGGCCTCGAGGCCCTCCCGGATAGGAGGCACGACAACCGCCAAAGCTGA
- a CDS encoding PQQ-binding-like beta-propeller repeat protein has translation MKLRWIQYIQGVPRYPVLAGDKVMIVAYNRTVHQYEVMACRSHDGELRWKLALPAGGYGRPATDGSRLYMLWGQSGLAALNVENGDLQWAWKTPWRIRSGPVLFKDMVYLCAGDSIIAVNKEDGRETRRFQVGRTFLFGNPCVSLIDSHPLLFVLGAEPSNNYLYCVSLDDTGAPVSLEWKRPIGKTGVVSSETAGPAVGADRIVIGSLDGTVTCFACATGQVLWTDHVGEVTIRSAAFTDGERVYVTTLGGSILAYSLHTGARLWERQLYAEGIWAPPALAAGLLIVLGGGVLEAIDPSNGSSVAQVAVGHGPYSAPVPSGTHVFVGGGDPPFTGYLFAVDLAVADPTSMADQNLADLEIQANDWEIQISFRVPPLVTDLWLDGRPLGADAVIRPVRRADRAYFRIALAPGKRIGKYALPVALWRQDKLIWNTILVDLGMNRGPTLGLPQQARVSHLIFEPQAEPTASGAAALSMLLGHFGLKVSQQHVKEMADYLVETWQVDPHHKWSGVAMRISHAGARDVRAKKPS, from the coding sequence ATGAAGCTGCGGTGGATCCAGTACATCCAAGGAGTCCCACGGTATCCTGTTCTGGCTGGCGACAAAGTCATGATCGTGGCATATAACCGGACGGTACACCAGTACGAGGTGATGGCCTGCCGCTCCCACGACGGGGAGCTCAGGTGGAAGTTAGCTCTCCCTGCCGGCGGCTACGGACGTCCAGCAACGGACGGATCGAGGCTTTACATGCTCTGGGGCCAGTCCGGGTTGGCTGCCCTAAACGTCGAGAACGGAGACCTGCAGTGGGCATGGAAAACACCGTGGCGGATCAGGAGCGGCCCGGTTCTTTTTAAAGACATGGTCTACCTATGTGCTGGAGACTCTATCATCGCCGTCAACAAAGAAGATGGGCGGGAAACACGAAGGTTCCAGGTGGGGCGAACATTTCTGTTCGGCAACCCCTGCGTCTCCCTTATTGACTCCCATCCTTTGTTGTTTGTCTTGGGTGCGGAACCGTCAAACAATTACCTGTACTGCGTCTCCCTAGACGACACGGGAGCACCCGTCAGTCTTGAGTGGAAACGGCCAATTGGTAAGACCGGAGTTGTGTCGTCGGAAACGGCCGGACCTGCCGTGGGCGCCGACCGTATCGTGATCGGATCGCTCGACGGCACAGTTACCTGCTTCGCATGCGCCACGGGGCAGGTATTGTGGACAGATCACGTGGGGGAGGTCACGATTCGCAGCGCTGCCTTTACGGATGGGGAACGTGTCTACGTCACCACACTCGGGGGCTCCATTCTCGCTTACAGCCTGCACACGGGGGCCCGGTTGTGGGAGCGGCAATTGTACGCGGAGGGGATCTGGGCCCCTCCAGCCCTGGCGGCTGGACTTCTGATCGTCCTGGGTGGTGGTGTCCTCGAGGCCATCGACCCGTCCAACGGGTCGTCCGTGGCACAAGTTGCGGTGGGTCATGGCCCCTACTCCGCCCCCGTTCCCTCCGGAACTCATGTATTCGTGGGCGGTGGGGATCCCCCGTTCACGGGCTATCTCTTCGCGGTGGACCTGGCGGTGGCCGATCCCACCAGCATGGCGGACCAAAACCTCGCCGATCTTGAAATCCAAGCTAACGATTGGGAAATTCAGATTTCCTTCCGGGTTCCACCTTTGGTTACAGACCTCTGGCTCGATGGACGGCCCCTGGGGGCGGATGCGGTGATTCGTCCTGTTCGTCGGGCAGATCGGGCTTACTTTCGCATTGCGCTCGCCCCCGGCAAGCGCATCGGAAAGTACGCCCTCCCTGTGGCACTGTGGCGCCAGGATAAGCTCATCTGGAACACGATTCTCGTCGATCTCGGAATGAACCGTGGGCCTACATTGGGGTTACCTCAGCAAGCGCGGGTCTCACATCTCATCTTTGAGCCCCAGGCCGAGCCAACTGCCAGCGGTGCTGCCGCGTTGTCGATGCTGCTTGGGCATTTTGGGCTGAAGGTGTCCCAGCAGCACGTCAAGGAGATGGCGGACTATCTGGTGGAAACGTGGCAGGTGGACCCACACCACAAGTGGTCTGGCGTGGCAATGCGAATTTCCCACGCAGGCGCCCGCGATGTGCGAGCTAAGAAGCCGTCGTAA
- a CDS encoding (Fe-S)-binding protein: MRVALFITCLADQFYAEAGVAAVRLLRALGVEVDFPKGQTCCGQPAFNAGHWNEARALAQRTIDIFQEYPYVVLPSGSCASMVKNHYPELLPGDGEALGLSEKVYELSQFLVRVLGVEKLGNGLQGKKVAYHHGCHALRELGVREEPLRLLQNAGAEVLPWEAAEECCGFGGLFSVKLPEVSLAMADRKLSTLPQADVLTSTDAGCLLHLSGRMGKQGKNLRVVPLATLLWEAYAG; encoded by the coding sequence ATGCGGGTAGCCCTTTTCATCACCTGTCTGGCGGACCAGTTCTATGCGGAAGCCGGGGTAGCGGCGGTACGCCTTCTTCGGGCCCTGGGGGTGGAGGTGGATTTTCCCAAGGGGCAAACCTGTTGCGGCCAGCCCGCCTTCAACGCCGGCCATTGGAACGAGGCCCGGGCCCTGGCCCAAAGAACCATAGATATTTTCCAAGAATATCCGTACGTGGTCCTGCCCTCGGGAAGCTGCGCCAGCATGGTGAAAAACCACTACCCAGAACTCCTTCCCGGGGACGGGGAAGCCCTGGGGCTTTCGGAGAAGGTCTACGAGCTCTCCCAGTTCCTGGTGCGGGTGTTGGGGGTAGAGAAGCTTGGAAACGGCCTCCAGGGCAAAAAGGTGGCCTACCACCACGGTTGCCATGCCCTCAGGGAGCTTGGGGTTAGGGAGGAACCCCTTCGCCTTTTGCAGAACGCCGGGGCCGAGGTCCTGCCCTGGGAGGCGGCGGAAGAGTGCTGCGGCTTTGGGGGGCTATTCTCGGTGAAGCTCCCCGAGGTCTCCCTGGCCATGGCCGACCGCAAGCTTTCCACCTTACCCCAGGCCGACGTCCTCACCTCCACGGACGCAGGCTGCCTCCTCCACCTTTCCGGACGAATGGGCAAACAGGGAAAAAACCTGCGGGTGGTTCCCCTGGCCACCCTCTTATGGGAGGCGTATGCAGGCTAA
- a CDS encoding LutB/LldF family L-lactate oxidation iron-sulfur protein: MQAKAKLYPKEAARLLREKPGVREAVTGATLHFEEGRKKAYGEIDAEALRERAKRVKDHLLTHLDHYLELAEKRLRENGVQVHWAEDPLDAHRILREVAVRHGVKRAVKAKSMLTEELGVNPLLESLGVEVFETDLGEYLIQLLGEPPSHIVGPAIHLALSDIQRLFHQRFGTPLDAPPEALAAVARKVLRDAFLTAELGISGANFLVAETGTLVLMENEGNIRLSTSLPKVHVAFVGIEKLLPRLADLALFLPLTARAATGQRLSTYVSLIQGPAKEGEEGPEEVHVVLVDHGRTALLHDPEAWEVLRCLRCGACLNACPVFRQTGGHPYGYVYSGPIGAVLDPGLLGLEEAYPLPYASTLCGACYEACPVKIPIPKLLLTWRHRAVERGLAPTWEKGAMRVFQMVMENPALYRLFSKALRGLPLPQHLLPLLRAWTEGRGPLKPSPRPFHELWKELEEEDGR; this comes from the coding sequence ATGCAGGCTAAGGCCAAGCTCTACCCCAAGGAGGCAGCCAGGCTCTTAAGGGAAAAACCCGGGGTGCGGGAAGCGGTCACCGGGGCCACCCTGCACTTTGAGGAAGGCCGCAAGAAGGCCTACGGGGAAATAGACGCCGAGGCCCTTAGGGAAAGGGCCAAGAGGGTGAAAGACCACCTCCTCACCCATCTGGACCACTACCTGGAGCTGGCGGAAAAGCGCCTAAGGGAAAACGGGGTCCAGGTGCACTGGGCGGAAGACCCCCTGGACGCCCACCGCATCCTGAGGGAAGTGGCGGTCCGGCACGGGGTGAAGCGGGCGGTGAAGGCCAAGAGCATGCTCACCGAGGAGCTTGGGGTAAACCCCCTTTTGGAATCCCTGGGGGTGGAGGTCTTTGAAACCGACCTGGGGGAGTATCTGATCCAGCTTCTCGGCGAACCCCCCAGCCACATCGTGGGCCCGGCCATCCACCTGGCCCTTTCCGACATCCAAAGGCTCTTCCACCAGCGCTTCGGCACCCCCCTGGACGCTCCTCCTGAGGCCCTGGCCGCCGTGGCCAGGAAGGTCTTGCGGGATGCCTTCCTCACCGCCGAGCTGGGCATCAGCGGGGCCAACTTCCTGGTGGCGGAAACCGGCACCCTGGTCCTCATGGAAAACGAGGGGAATATCCGCCTTTCCACCAGCCTTCCCAAGGTGCACGTGGCCTTTGTGGGCATAGAAAAGCTCCTTCCCCGGCTTGCCGACCTTGCCCTCTTCCTGCCCCTCACCGCCCGGGCGGCCACGGGGCAGCGGCTTTCCACCTATGTTTCCCTCATCCAGGGCCCGGCGAAAGAGGGGGAGGAGGGCCCAGAGGAGGTGCACGTGGTCCTGGTGGACCACGGCCGCACCGCCCTTCTCCACGACCCCGAGGCCTGGGAGGTGTTGCGGTGTCTCCGTTGCGGGGCCTGTCTCAACGCCTGCCCCGTCTTTCGCCAAACCGGGGGGCACCCCTACGGCTACGTGTACTCGGGGCCCATCGGGGCGGTTTTGGACCCCGGGCTTTTGGGCCTCGAGGAGGCCTACCCCCTCCCCTACGCCTCCACCCTCTGCGGGGCCTGCTACGAGGCCTGCCCGGTGAAGATCCCCATCCCCAAGCTCCTCCTCACCTGGCGCCATAGGGCGGTGGAAAGGGGCCTCGCCCCCACGTGGGAGAAGGGGGCCATGAGGGTCTTCCAGATGGTGATGGAAAATCCAGCCCTTTACCGTCTCTTCTCCAAGGCCCTAAGGGGCCTCCCCCTGCCCCAGCACCTCCTTCCCCTGCTCCGCGCCTGGACGGAAGGGCGGGGCCCCCTCAAGCCAAGCCCTCGGCCTTTTCATGAGCTTTGGAAGGAACTGGAGGAGGAGGATGGACGCTAG
- a CDS encoding N-acetylmuramoyl-L-alanine amidase, with the protein MRVFLLVFALVWNLALAFPRVGVHEGFTRLVFDLPKGDVQYSLSQENGQLVLTLRGVKAASLDQVVNSAEVVSVQTIPEGEGVRVVVRLKGPVEAKVARYADPERLVLDLTLKKEAASPAKPASDPPRNRPPRPPKPVVLLDPGHGGVDPGMNGYVVEKEVVLDVALRLKRLLEKEGVEVRLTRDRDMHLSPDKREDLSRRASMADSSQVNLFVSIHVNASPTRTAQGVEAFYFGQAQDSRILAQVIRENGGGELGRRLTQEARTVAERILSDIVAQANQRYSQRLAETLGRHLSQATGSPYRGAFPGDFFVLRYAKVPAVLVEIGFGDHPVEGRRLADPAYREKVAQGLLTGILTFLANGAYAK; encoded by the coding sequence ATGCGGGTATTCCTCCTGGTTTTCGCCTTGGTATGGAACCTGGCCTTGGCCTTTCCCCGGGTGGGGGTGCATGAGGGCTTTACCCGGTTGGTCTTTGACCTACCCAAGGGGGATGTACAGTACAGTCTTTCCCAAGAAAACGGTCAGCTTGTGTTGACCCTAAGGGGGGTGAAGGCAGCCTCCTTGGACCAGGTGGTGAACTCGGCCGAGGTGGTCTCCGTCCAGACCATTCCGGAAGGGGAGGGGGTGCGGGTAGTGGTACGCCTAAAGGGGCCGGTGGAGGCCAAGGTGGCGCGCTATGCCGATCCCGAGCGGTTGGTCCTAGACTTAACGCTCAAGAAAGAGGCCGCTTCCCCAGCCAAGCCCGCTTCGGACCCCCCCCGCAACCGACCCCCCAGGCCTCCCAAGCCCGTGGTCTTGTTGGACCCGGGCCACGGGGGGGTGGACCCGGGGATGAACGGGTATGTGGTGGAGAAGGAGGTGGTTTTGGATGTGGCTCTCCGCCTAAAGCGCCTTTTAGAAAAGGAAGGCGTAGAGGTACGCCTCACCCGGGACCGGGACATGCACCTTTCCCCCGACAAGCGGGAGGACCTCTCCCGGCGGGCTTCCATGGCCGATAGTTCCCAGGTGAACCTTTTCGTCTCCATTCACGTGAACGCCAGCCCCACCCGCACCGCCCAGGGGGTGGAGGCCTTTTACTTTGGCCAGGCCCAGGACTCCCGCATCCTGGCCCAGGTGATCCGGGAAAACGGTGGGGGGGAGCTGGGGCGGCGCCTGACCCAGGAGGCCCGCACCGTGGCGGAGAGGATACTTTCCGACATCGTGGCCCAGGCCAACCAGCGCTACAGCCAGCGCCTGGCGGAGACCTTGGGGCGGCACCTTTCCCAGGCCACAGGGAGCCCTTACCGCGGGGCCTTCCCGGGCGATTTCTTCGTGCTTCGCTATGCCAAGGTACCCGCGGTCTTGGTGGAGATCGGGTTCGGGGACCACCCCGTGGAGGGGCGGAGGCTCGCCGACCCGGCTTACCGGGAAAAGGTGGCCCAGGGGCTTCTTACGGGTATCCTTACCTTCTTGGCCAACGGGGCCTATGCCAAGTGA